In Jejubacter calystegiae, the following are encoded in one genomic region:
- a CDS encoding DUF2767 domain-containing protein: MTDEKRAVAASIFGEALLELVIKNREVSRETLAMLIKEKAEHEQDEDKVLLYWKACSALLGYGENRAALYFVE, from the coding sequence ATGACAGATGAAAAAAGAGCCGTAGCAGCATCTATTTTTGGTGAAGCTCTCCTCGAACTGGTAATTAAAAATCGCGAAGTCAGTCGTGAAACGCTGGCTATGTTGATTAAAGAAAAAGCCGAGCATGAGCAGGACGAGGATAAGGTCCTGCTTTACTGGAAAGCCTGTAGTGCCCTGTTAGGCTATGGAGAGAACCGGGCGGCACTCTACTTTGTTGAATAA
- a CDS encoding IclR family transcriptional regulator, giving the protein MLESTKVPALTRAIEILDLIGRIGPCSAATIIDELAIPKSTAYLLLGELKRQRFLSTDHRDNYCLWTRLVELSGLALARMDLRELARPRLTQLMDDCGLLCHLGIIDHANAYYILKIESSATISVRSHEGKTLSLYRSGIGKCLLAWQTEDVQNAIIGGLDWQQATPTTIAHPGRLREELARIRARGWSFDNGEDYPDVRCVAAPVFNASNQLVAAISVVGTRLQINDDNRDYLAGKAIACAKDISRLLGWKSPFEQHAS; this is encoded by the coding sequence ATGTTGGAATCAACCAAAGTCCCGGCGCTGACCCGGGCCATTGAGATACTCGATCTGATTGGTCGTATTGGCCCCTGTAGCGCGGCGACGATCATCGACGAGCTGGCAATCCCGAAAAGCACCGCCTATCTGCTGCTGGGCGAGCTGAAGCGCCAGCGCTTTCTCAGTACCGATCACCGGGATAACTACTGCCTGTGGACCCGGCTGGTGGAACTTTCGGGCCTTGCCCTGGCCCGCATGGATCTGCGCGAACTGGCTCGTCCGCGGTTGACGCAATTAATGGACGACTGCGGCCTGCTTTGTCACCTTGGCATCATCGACCACGCAAACGCCTACTACATCCTCAAGATAGAGTCTTCCGCCACCATCAGCGTGCGCTCCCATGAAGGGAAAACCCTGTCGCTCTATCGTTCCGGCATTGGCAAATGTCTGCTGGCCTGGCAGACGGAAGATGTGCAAAACGCCATTATCGGCGGCCTTGACTGGCAACAGGCGACCCCTACCACCATCGCTCATCCCGGGCGCTTGCGTGAAGAGCTGGCTCGTATTCGCGCCAGGGGCTGGAGTTTCGATAACGGCGAAGATTACCCCGACGTGCGCTGCGTGGCGGCGCCGGTATTTAACGCCAGTAATCAACTGGTGGCGGCGATATCGGTGGTCGGCACTCGTCTGCAAATCAATGACGATAATCGCGACTACCTGGCCGGGAAGGCCATTGCCTGCGCCAAAGATATTTCACGTCTGCTGGGGTGGAAAAGCCCCTTTGAGCAACACGCATCCTGA
- a CDS encoding type B 50S ribosomal protein L31 — protein sequence MKPGIHPNYRTVVFHDTSADHYIKVGSTIRTERQIELEGVTYPYVTIDVSSVSHPFYTGKQKMLTSEGSAARFNQRFGRFFKGGKDAGR from the coding sequence ATGAAGCCAGGCATTCACCCGAACTACCGAACGGTAGTGTTCCACGACACCAGCGCCGATCATTACATCAAAGTGGGGTCCACCATTCGTACCGAGCGCCAGATAGAGCTGGAAGGCGTAACTTATCCCTATGTCACCATCGATGTGTCGTCGGTGTCTCATCCGTTCTATACCGGTAAACAGAAGATGTTGACCAGCGAAGGCAGCGCCGCGCGCTTTAACCAGCGCTTTGGCCGTTTCTTTAAAGGAGGAAAGGATGCAGGTCGTTAA
- a CDS encoding DUF1471 domain-containing protein, producing the protein MKLLIITTFFIGLISVNVAYAAQEINHADGKEKIGVVSAGNAYTLDDLSNKLSHKADEKGASSFKILSATGNNLLHGVAEIYK; encoded by the coding sequence ATGAAGTTACTAATCATTACTACATTTTTTATAGGATTAATTTCAGTGAATGTCGCATATGCAGCGCAGGAAATTAATCATGCCGATGGGAAAGAGAAGATCGGGGTCGTGTCCGCTGGTAATGCCTATACACTTGATGATTTATCTAATAAACTTTCTCACAAAGCTGATGAAAAAGGCGCGTCATCATTCAAAATTCTGTCCGCAACGGGAAATAACCTGTTGCACGGCGTAGCAGAGATCTATAAATAA
- the ykgO gene encoding type B 50S ribosomal protein L36 yields MQVVNSLRSAKQRHPDCRIVRRKGRLYVACKTNPRFKAVQGRKKKR; encoded by the coding sequence ATGCAGGTCGTTAACTCATTACGCAGCGCAAAACAGCGGCATCCTGACTGCCGCATTGTTCGACGCAAGGGAAGGCTGTATGTTGCCTGCAAAACCAATCCGCGGTTTAAAGCGGTACAGGGCAGAAAGAAAAAACGTTAA
- a CDS encoding DUF4056 domain-containing protein: protein MVRLLMVVMTCLSLFGFVGHSYAREAHGLHPPVQPIPAPESLRPCCAFGHNLHVSALNIPVPLYQPGNVLTLETLGHHQYNDSTFGALKNLMGISEERNGLIYTRRGGFIDIAHVRDTADNTLYLFSQIYPQLGQEGRIFFSNELGLRRIQLNRFTPPAEPARRYELAAWLAAHLAWQMAQWHEIAQWYGFESVPDFPEEISAFSPEDLYSNLLGARLAARVILQGEANSLQAYNQAMDKALHAALHNLEAVDKKGTEQRFRDVDGEWWDSQRRVPEKFLVLNRNYDVGDRRSPTPLASETREPRPLALPQRIGELTLAQLGELRIYPTNDMKALPAPETFYAPHDFPALAQHAAATDRVLLQKQKR from the coding sequence TTGGTTCGATTACTGATGGTGGTGATGACCTGCCTGTCGCTGTTTGGCTTCGTCGGTCACTCTTACGCCCGTGAGGCTCATGGGCTTCATCCTCCGGTTCAACCCATTCCGGCACCGGAATCGCTGCGCCCCTGCTGCGCTTTCGGACACAATCTGCACGTCAGCGCGCTGAATATTCCGGTGCCGCTCTATCAGCCAGGCAACGTATTGACGCTGGAAACGCTTGGGCACCATCAGTACAACGACAGTACCTTCGGAGCGCTGAAAAACCTGATGGGGATTAGCGAAGAGCGCAACGGGCTTATCTACACCCGGCGCGGCGGTTTTATCGATATCGCCCACGTGCGGGATACCGCCGACAACACCCTGTATCTGTTTTCGCAGATTTACCCACAGCTGGGGCAGGAGGGGCGGATTTTTTTCAGCAATGAACTGGGCCTGCGGCGTATTCAGCTAAACCGCTTTACGCCGCCGGCGGAGCCCGCCCGGCGTTACGAACTGGCGGCGTGGCTTGCCGCGCATCTGGCCTGGCAGATGGCGCAGTGGCATGAAATTGCCCAGTGGTACGGTTTTGAATCGGTTCCGGACTTCCCGGAAGAAATATCCGCCTTCTCGCCGGAAGATCTCTACTCGAATTTGCTGGGGGCCAGGCTGGCGGCCCGGGTGATATTGCAGGGTGAGGCGAATTCGCTGCAGGCGTATAACCAGGCAATGGACAAGGCGTTACATGCAGCCCTGCATAACCTTGAGGCGGTGGATAAGAAAGGCACGGAGCAGCGTTTCCGCGACGTTGACGGCGAGTGGTGGGACAGCCAGCGGCGGGTGCCGGAGAAGTTTCTGGTACTCAATCGTAATTATGATGTGGGCGATCGACGCTCCCCCACGCCGCTCGCCAGCGAAACGCGGGAACCCCGACCGCTGGCCCTGCCGCAGCGTATCGGCGAGCTGACGCTGGCACAACTCGGCGAACTGCGAATCTACCCCACCAACGATATGAAAGCGCTGCCAGCACCGGAAACCTTCTACGCACCGCATGACTTCCCGGCTCTGGCCCAACACGCCGCCGCCACCGACAGGGTACTGCTGCAAAAGCAGAAGCGTTAA
- the rhmD gene encoding L-rhamnonate dehydratase, translated as MTLPKIKHVRAWFLGGATAEKGAGGGDYHDQGEKHWIDDHIATPMSKYSEYEQSRQSFGINVLGTLIVEVEAENGQTGFAVSTAGEMGCFIVEKHLNRFIEGKCVSDIKLIHDQMLNATLFYSGSGGLVMNTISCVDLALWDLFGKVVDLPVYQLLGGAVRDEIQFYATGARPDLAKEMGFIGGKMPTHFGPHDGDAGIRQDTAMVAEYREKCGPDFWLMLDCWMSQDVNYATKLAHACAPYNLKWIEECLPPQQYEGYRELKRSVPPGMLVTSGEHHGTLASFRTLSETGIDIMQPDVGWCGGLTTLVEIAAIAKSRGQLVVPHGSSVYSHHAVITFTNTPFSEFLMTSPDCSTLRPQFDPVLLDEPVPVNGRMHKSVLDKPGFGVELNRDCNLKRPYSH; from the coding sequence ATGACCTTACCGAAAATTAAACACGTCCGGGCCTGGTTTCTTGGCGGCGCCACGGCGGAAAAAGGGGCCGGTGGCGGCGACTATCACGACCAGGGAGAAAAGCACTGGATCGACGACCATATCGCCACGCCGATGAGCAAATACTCAGAGTATGAACAGTCGCGTCAGTCGTTCGGAATCAACGTGCTGGGGACCCTGATTGTCGAAGTGGAGGCGGAAAACGGCCAGACCGGATTTGCGGTATCGACAGCCGGAGAAATGGGCTGCTTTATCGTCGAAAAACACCTTAACCGTTTTATTGAAGGTAAATGCGTCAGCGATATTAAATTGATTCACGATCAGATGCTCAACGCCACGCTGTTCTATTCCGGATCCGGCGGTCTGGTGATGAATACCATTTCCTGCGTCGATCTGGCGCTGTGGGATCTGTTCGGGAAGGTGGTTGATCTGCCGGTGTACCAACTGCTTGGCGGCGCGGTACGCGATGAAATCCAGTTTTACGCCACCGGCGCACGGCCGGATCTGGCCAAAGAGATGGGTTTTATCGGCGGGAAAATGCCGACCCACTTTGGTCCCCATGACGGCGATGCCGGGATCCGCCAGGATACGGCGATGGTCGCGGAATACCGGGAAAAATGCGGCCCGGACTTCTGGCTGATGCTCGACTGCTGGATGAGCCAGGATGTGAACTACGCCACCAAACTGGCCCATGCCTGCGCGCCCTATAACTTGAAGTGGATTGAAGAATGCCTGCCGCCCCAGCAGTACGAAGGTTATCGGGAACTGAAGCGCAGCGTGCCGCCCGGCATGCTGGTCACCAGCGGTGAACATCACGGCACGCTGGCGTCTTTCCGCACGCTATCGGAAACCGGCATCGACATTATGCAGCCGGATGTCGGCTGGTGCGGCGGACTCACCACCCTGGTGGAGATCGCCGCCATTGCCAAATCCCGCGGCCAACTGGTGGTGCCCCATGGCTCTTCAGTCTACTCGCACCATGCGGTGATCACCTTCACCAATACGCCGTTCAGTGAGTTCCTGATGACCAGCCCGGACTGCTCAACGCTGCGCCCGCAGTTTGACCCTGTATTGCTGGATGAACCGGTTCCGGTGAATGGTCGTATGCATAAAAGCGTACTGGATAAGCCCGGTTTTGGCGTAGAGCTTAACCGCGACTGCAATCTGAAGCGCCCTTACAGCCACTAA